A region from the Salvia splendens isolate huo1 chromosome 15, SspV2, whole genome shotgun sequence genome encodes:
- the LOC121768195 gene encoding uncharacterized protein LOC121768195 isoform X5: MSSTSEIGAAIIEAGANGDLNQLWAIRKKVGDELEFRKICDEYSDFSTGRNVLHHAAEIGHLEICKFLIRTVKVYIDALTYKRDTPLAEAVRGGHIKIVEFLIKQGAKDSLPNTEGLTAMHYALLKDDRKVVDKLLLEGTFIDNDSAEGSPLQIAASRGNVQAVRALLALGADVGKHNLQLHCLSMIVLFKSLFVRLIPLLLFILQPSFYYEFADTPLVCAVKSRSFECLHLLLKDIYKPIEEAAMVYNRAAMEILFPVTERLAHYPNWTVDGIIEYSHSEEFKTMSGEKLSMRLTKLELRGMQHASNKDYYRAILKYRKASHLDPSNPKWISKRSLWEAHMGVGNYALSDVLKWIKLKPDVPGPIPVPNPEGEVAEAAADVIFKALPSRWILTRRKHAAYLELLCMITLPCCLRLAAPKRFWSYRNFPNFFRVYNIES, from the exons ATGAGTTCTACTTCTGAAATTG GTGCAGCGATCATCGAGGCTGGTGCTAATGGAGACCTTAACCAACTTTGGG CAATTAGAAAAAAGGTTGGTGATGAGTTGGAATTCCGGAAGATATGCGATGAATATAGCGATTTCTCCACTGGCCGGAATGTTTTGCATCACGCTGCTGAAATTGGACATTTAGAGATTTGCAAATTCTTGATAAGGACCGTCAAAGTTTATATTGATGCCTTGACATACAAGA GGGATACTCCTCTGGCAGAAGCTGTGAGAGGGGGACATATCAAAATTGTGGAGTTTCTAATCAAACAGGGTGCCAAGGATAGTCTTCCGAATACTGAGGGATTGACTGCGATGCACTATGCACTTCTTAAAG ATGATAGGAAGGTTGTGGACAAATTGCTGCTGGAAGGAACTTTTATAGATAATGATTCTGCAGAGGGATCACCTTTACAAATTGCTGCTTCTCGTGGAAATGTTCAGGCTGTCAGGGCTCTCTTGGCTCTTGGCGCAGATGTGGGCAAGCACAACCTTCAGTTGCACTGTTTGTCGATGATAGTCTTGTTTAAATCATTGTTTGTTAGATTAATCCCTTTGTTGCTTTTTATTTTGCAGCCATCTTTTTATTATGAATTTGCAGATACCCCTCTAGTATGCGCAGTCAAGTCTCGCTCATTTGAATGCCTGCATTTGCTGCTTAAG GATATCTATAAACCGATTGAGGAAGCTGCTATGGTGTATAATCGTGCAGCTATGGAGATTTTGTTTCCAGTGACCGAACGACTTGCACATTATCCAAATTGGACTGTTGATGGCATAATCGAGTACTCTCATTCTGAAGAATTTAAAACAATG AGTGGGGAGAAATTGAGTATGCGCTTGACTAAACTAGAGCTCAGAGGGATGCAGCACGCGAGCAATAAGGATTACTACCGTGCAATCTTAAaatatagaaag GCTAGTCATCTTGATCCATCGAACCCCAAATGGATATCGAAGCGAAGCTTGTGGGAAGCACATATGGGTGTAGGCAATTATGCACTGTCAGATGTTCTGAAATGGATCAAACTCAAGCCAGACGTCCCCGGCCCCATCCCAGTCCCTAACCCCGAAGGAGAAGTTGCTGAAGCTGCAGCTGATGTGATATTCAAG GCCTTACCTTCTCGTTGGATCCTTACAAGAAGAAAGCATGCCGCCTATTTGG AGCTGCTTTGTATGATTACTTTGCCTTGTTGTCTCAGATTAGCAGCCCCCAAGAGATTTTGGAGTTATAGAAATTTCCCCAATTTTTTTCGAGTATATAACATTGAATCATAA
- the LOC121768195 gene encoding ankyrin-1-like isoform X1, producing the protein MSSTSEIGAAIIEAGANGDLNQLWAIRKKVGDELEFRKICDEYSDFSTGRNVLHHAAEIGHLEICKFLIRTVKVYIDALTYKRDTPLAEAVRGGHIKIVEFLIKQGAKDSLPNTEGLTAMHYALLKDDRKVVDKLLLEGTFIDNDSAEGSPLQIAASRGNVQAVRALLALGADVGKHNLQLHCLSMIVLFKSLFVRLIPLLLFILQPSFYYEFADTPLVCAVKSRSFECLHLLLKAGADPNLYFSGLNPLGFAAKEEDTRFLKRLLIAKADPNSSETDIYKPIEEAAMVYNRAAMEILFPVTERLAHYPNWTVDGIIEYSHSEEFKTMSGEKLSMRLTKLELRGMQHASNKDYYRAILKYRKASHLDPSNPKWISKRSLWEAHMGVGNYALSDVLKWIKLKPDVPGPIPVPNPEGEVAEAAADVIFKALPSRWILTRRKHAAYLELLCMITLPCCLRLAAPKRFWSYRNFPNFFRVYNIES; encoded by the exons ATGAGTTCTACTTCTGAAATTG GTGCAGCGATCATCGAGGCTGGTGCTAATGGAGACCTTAACCAACTTTGGG CAATTAGAAAAAAGGTTGGTGATGAGTTGGAATTCCGGAAGATATGCGATGAATATAGCGATTTCTCCACTGGCCGGAATGTTTTGCATCACGCTGCTGAAATTGGACATTTAGAGATTTGCAAATTCTTGATAAGGACCGTCAAAGTTTATATTGATGCCTTGACATACAAGA GGGATACTCCTCTGGCAGAAGCTGTGAGAGGGGGACATATCAAAATTGTGGAGTTTCTAATCAAACAGGGTGCCAAGGATAGTCTTCCGAATACTGAGGGATTGACTGCGATGCACTATGCACTTCTTAAAG ATGATAGGAAGGTTGTGGACAAATTGCTGCTGGAAGGAACTTTTATAGATAATGATTCTGCAGAGGGATCACCTTTACAAATTGCTGCTTCTCGTGGAAATGTTCAGGCTGTCAGGGCTCTCTTGGCTCTTGGCGCAGATGTGGGCAAGCACAACCTTCAGTTGCACTGTTTGTCGATGATAGTCTTGTTTAAATCATTGTTTGTTAGATTAATCCCTTTGTTGCTTTTTATTTTGCAGCCATCTTTTTATTATGAATTTGCAGATACCCCTCTAGTATGCGCAGTCAAGTCTCGCTCATTTGAATGCCTGCATTTGCTGCTTAAG GCTGGTGCAGACCCAAATTTGTATTTCAGTGGGTTAAATCCTTTGGGATTTGCTGCAAAAGAAGAAGACACAAGATTTCTTAAGCGTTTGCTTATAGCTAAAGCAGATCCAAATTCATCTGAAACA GATATCTATAAACCGATTGAGGAAGCTGCTATGGTGTATAATCGTGCAGCTATGGAGATTTTGTTTCCAGTGACCGAACGACTTGCACATTATCCAAATTGGACTGTTGATGGCATAATCGAGTACTCTCATTCTGAAGAATTTAAAACAATG AGTGGGGAGAAATTGAGTATGCGCTTGACTAAACTAGAGCTCAGAGGGATGCAGCACGCGAGCAATAAGGATTACTACCGTGCAATCTTAAaatatagaaag GCTAGTCATCTTGATCCATCGAACCCCAAATGGATATCGAAGCGAAGCTTGTGGGAAGCACATATGGGTGTAGGCAATTATGCACTGTCAGATGTTCTGAAATGGATCAAACTCAAGCCAGACGTCCCCGGCCCCATCCCAGTCCCTAACCCCGAAGGAGAAGTTGCTGAAGCTGCAGCTGATGTGATATTCAAG GCCTTACCTTCTCGTTGGATCCTTACAAGAAGAAAGCATGCCGCCTATTTGG AGCTGCTTTGTATGATTACTTTGCCTTGTTGTCTCAGATTAGCAGCCCCCAAGAGATTTTGGAGTTATAGAAATTTCCCCAATTTTTTTCGAGTATATAACATTGAATCATAA
- the LOC121768195 gene encoding ankyrin-1-like isoform X3: protein METLTNFGVGDELEFRKICDEYSDFSTGRNVLHHAAEIGHLEICKFLIRTVKVYIDALTYKRDTPLAEAVRGGHIKIVEFLIKQGAKDSLPNTEGLTAMHYALLKDDRKVVDKLLLEGTFIDNDSAEGSPLQIAASRGNVQAVRALLALGADVGKHNLQLHCLSMIVLFKSLFVRLIPLLLFILQPSFYYEFADTPLVCAVKSRSFECLHLLLKAGADPNLYFSGLNPLGFAAKEEDTRFLKRLLIAKADPNSSETDIYKPIEEAAMVYNRAAMEILFPVTERLAHYPNWTVDGIIEYSHSEEFKTMSGEKLSMRLTKLELRGMQHASNKDYYRAILKYRKASHLDPSNPKWISKRSLWEAHMGVGNYALSDVLKWIKLKPDVPGPIPVPNPEGEVAEAAADVIFKALPSRWILTRRKHAAYLELLCMITLPCCLRLAAPKRFWSYRNFPNFFRVYNIES from the exons ATGGAGACCTTAACCAACTTTGGG GTTGGTGATGAGTTGGAATTCCGGAAGATATGCGATGAATATAGCGATTTCTCCACTGGCCGGAATGTTTTGCATCACGCTGCTGAAATTGGACATTTAGAGATTTGCAAATTCTTGATAAGGACCGTCAAAGTTTATATTGATGCCTTGACATACAAGA GGGATACTCCTCTGGCAGAAGCTGTGAGAGGGGGACATATCAAAATTGTGGAGTTTCTAATCAAACAGGGTGCCAAGGATAGTCTTCCGAATACTGAGGGATTGACTGCGATGCACTATGCACTTCTTAAAG ATGATAGGAAGGTTGTGGACAAATTGCTGCTGGAAGGAACTTTTATAGATAATGATTCTGCAGAGGGATCACCTTTACAAATTGCTGCTTCTCGTGGAAATGTTCAGGCTGTCAGGGCTCTCTTGGCTCTTGGCGCAGATGTGGGCAAGCACAACCTTCAGTTGCACTGTTTGTCGATGATAGTCTTGTTTAAATCATTGTTTGTTAGATTAATCCCTTTGTTGCTTTTTATTTTGCAGCCATCTTTTTATTATGAATTTGCAGATACCCCTCTAGTATGCGCAGTCAAGTCTCGCTCATTTGAATGCCTGCATTTGCTGCTTAAG GCTGGTGCAGACCCAAATTTGTATTTCAGTGGGTTAAATCCTTTGGGATTTGCTGCAAAAGAAGAAGACACAAGATTTCTTAAGCGTTTGCTTATAGCTAAAGCAGATCCAAATTCATCTGAAACA GATATCTATAAACCGATTGAGGAAGCTGCTATGGTGTATAATCGTGCAGCTATGGAGATTTTGTTTCCAGTGACCGAACGACTTGCACATTATCCAAATTGGACTGTTGATGGCATAATCGAGTACTCTCATTCTGAAGAATTTAAAACAATG AGTGGGGAGAAATTGAGTATGCGCTTGACTAAACTAGAGCTCAGAGGGATGCAGCACGCGAGCAATAAGGATTACTACCGTGCAATCTTAAaatatagaaag GCTAGTCATCTTGATCCATCGAACCCCAAATGGATATCGAAGCGAAGCTTGTGGGAAGCACATATGGGTGTAGGCAATTATGCACTGTCAGATGTTCTGAAATGGATCAAACTCAAGCCAGACGTCCCCGGCCCCATCCCAGTCCCTAACCCCGAAGGAGAAGTTGCTGAAGCTGCAGCTGATGTGATATTCAAG GCCTTACCTTCTCGTTGGATCCTTACAAGAAGAAAGCATGCCGCCTATTTGG AGCTGCTTTGTATGATTACTTTGCCTTGTTGTCTCAGATTAGCAGCCCCCAAGAGATTTTGGAGTTATAGAAATTTCCCCAATTTTTTTCGAGTATATAACATTGAATCATAA
- the LOC121768195 gene encoding uncharacterized protein LOC121768195 isoform X7 → MHYALLKDDRKVVDKLLLEGTFIDNDSAEGSPLQIAASRGNVQAVRALLALGADVGKHNLQLHCLSMIVLFKSLFVRLIPLLLFILQPSFYYEFADTPLVCAVKSRSFECLHLLLKAGADPNLYFSGLNPLGFAAKEEDTRFLKRLLIAKADPNSSETDIYKPIEEAAMVYNRAAMEILFPVTERLAHYPNWTVDGIIEYSHSEEFKTMSGEKLSMRLTKLELRGMQHASNKDYYRAILKYRKASHLDPSNPKWISKRSLWEAHMGVGNYALSDVLKWIKLKPDVPGPIPVPNPEGEVAEAAADVIFKALPSRWILTRRKHAAYLELLCMITLPCCLRLAAPKRFWSYRNFPNFFRVYNIES, encoded by the exons ATGCACTATGCACTTCTTAAAG ATGATAGGAAGGTTGTGGACAAATTGCTGCTGGAAGGAACTTTTATAGATAATGATTCTGCAGAGGGATCACCTTTACAAATTGCTGCTTCTCGTGGAAATGTTCAGGCTGTCAGGGCTCTCTTGGCTCTTGGCGCAGATGTGGGCAAGCACAACCTTCAGTTGCACTGTTTGTCGATGATAGTCTTGTTTAAATCATTGTTTGTTAGATTAATCCCTTTGTTGCTTTTTATTTTGCAGCCATCTTTTTATTATGAATTTGCAGATACCCCTCTAGTATGCGCAGTCAAGTCTCGCTCATTTGAATGCCTGCATTTGCTGCTTAAG GCTGGTGCAGACCCAAATTTGTATTTCAGTGGGTTAAATCCTTTGGGATTTGCTGCAAAAGAAGAAGACACAAGATTTCTTAAGCGTTTGCTTATAGCTAAAGCAGATCCAAATTCATCTGAAACA GATATCTATAAACCGATTGAGGAAGCTGCTATGGTGTATAATCGTGCAGCTATGGAGATTTTGTTTCCAGTGACCGAACGACTTGCACATTATCCAAATTGGACTGTTGATGGCATAATCGAGTACTCTCATTCTGAAGAATTTAAAACAATG AGTGGGGAGAAATTGAGTATGCGCTTGACTAAACTAGAGCTCAGAGGGATGCAGCACGCGAGCAATAAGGATTACTACCGTGCAATCTTAAaatatagaaag GCTAGTCATCTTGATCCATCGAACCCCAAATGGATATCGAAGCGAAGCTTGTGGGAAGCACATATGGGTGTAGGCAATTATGCACTGTCAGATGTTCTGAAATGGATCAAACTCAAGCCAGACGTCCCCGGCCCCATCCCAGTCCCTAACCCCGAAGGAGAAGTTGCTGAAGCTGCAGCTGATGTGATATTCAAG GCCTTACCTTCTCGTTGGATCCTTACAAGAAGAAAGCATGCCGCCTATTTGG AGCTGCTTTGTATGATTACTTTGCCTTGTTGTCTCAGATTAGCAGCCCCCAAGAGATTTTGGAGTTATAGAAATTTCCCCAATTTTTTTCGAGTATATAACATTGAATCATAA
- the LOC121768195 gene encoding ankyrin repeat domain-containing protein 27-like isoform X6, whose translation MSSTSEIGAAIIEAGANGDLNQLWAIRKKVGDELEFRKICDEYSDFSTGRNVLHHAAEIGHLEICKFLIRTVKVYIDALTYKRDTPLAEAVRGGHIKIVEFLIKQGAKDSLPNTEGLTAMHYALLKDDRKVVDKLLLEGTFIDNDSAEGSPLQIAASRGNVQAVRALLALGADPSFYYEFADTPLVCAVKSRSFECLHLLLKDIYKPIEEAAMVYNRAAMEILFPVTERLAHYPNWTVDGIIEYSHSEEFKTMSGEKLSMRLTKLELRGMQHASNKDYYRAILKYRKASHLDPSNPKWISKRSLWEAHMGVGNYALSDVLKWIKLKPDVPGPIPVPNPEGEVAEAAADVIFKALPSRWILTRRKHAAYLELLCMITLPCCLRLAAPKRFWSYRNFPNFFRVYNIES comes from the exons ATGAGTTCTACTTCTGAAATTG GTGCAGCGATCATCGAGGCTGGTGCTAATGGAGACCTTAACCAACTTTGGG CAATTAGAAAAAAGGTTGGTGATGAGTTGGAATTCCGGAAGATATGCGATGAATATAGCGATTTCTCCACTGGCCGGAATGTTTTGCATCACGCTGCTGAAATTGGACATTTAGAGATTTGCAAATTCTTGATAAGGACCGTCAAAGTTTATATTGATGCCTTGACATACAAGA GGGATACTCCTCTGGCAGAAGCTGTGAGAGGGGGACATATCAAAATTGTGGAGTTTCTAATCAAACAGGGTGCCAAGGATAGTCTTCCGAATACTGAGGGATTGACTGCGATGCACTATGCACTTCTTAAAG ATGATAGGAAGGTTGTGGACAAATTGCTGCTGGAAGGAACTTTTATAGATAATGATTCTGCAGAGGGATCACCTTTACAAATTGCTGCTTCTCGTGGAAATGTTCAGGCTGTCAGGGCTCTCTTGGCTCTTGGCGCAGAT CCATCTTTTTATTATGAATTTGCAGATACCCCTCTAGTATGCGCAGTCAAGTCTCGCTCATTTGAATGCCTGCATTTGCTGCTTAAG GATATCTATAAACCGATTGAGGAAGCTGCTATGGTGTATAATCGTGCAGCTATGGAGATTTTGTTTCCAGTGACCGAACGACTTGCACATTATCCAAATTGGACTGTTGATGGCATAATCGAGTACTCTCATTCTGAAGAATTTAAAACAATG AGTGGGGAGAAATTGAGTATGCGCTTGACTAAACTAGAGCTCAGAGGGATGCAGCACGCGAGCAATAAGGATTACTACCGTGCAATCTTAAaatatagaaag GCTAGTCATCTTGATCCATCGAACCCCAAATGGATATCGAAGCGAAGCTTGTGGGAAGCACATATGGGTGTAGGCAATTATGCACTGTCAGATGTTCTGAAATGGATCAAACTCAAGCCAGACGTCCCCGGCCCCATCCCAGTCCCTAACCCCGAAGGAGAAGTTGCTGAAGCTGCAGCTGATGTGATATTCAAG GCCTTACCTTCTCGTTGGATCCTTACAAGAAGAAAGCATGCCGCCTATTTGG AGCTGCTTTGTATGATTACTTTGCCTTGTTGTCTCAGATTAGCAGCCCCCAAGAGATTTTGGAGTTATAGAAATTTCCCCAATTTTTTTCGAGTATATAACATTGAATCATAA
- the LOC121768195 gene encoding ankyrin-3-like isoform X4, protein MSSTSEIGAAIIEAGANGDLNQLWAIRKKVGDELEFRKICDEYSDFSTGRNVLHHAAEIGHLEICKFLIRTVKVYIDALTYKRDTPLAEAVRGGHIKIVEFLIKQGAKDSLPNTEGLTAMHYALLKDDRKVVDKLLLEGTFIDNDSAEGSPLQIAASRGNVQAVRALLALGADPSFYYEFADTPLVCAVKSRSFECLHLLLKAGADPNLYFSGLNPLGFAAKEEDTRFLKRLLIAKADPNSSETDIYKPIEEAAMVYNRAAMEILFPVTERLAHYPNWTVDGIIEYSHSEEFKTMSGEKLSMRLTKLELRGMQHASNKDYYRAILKYRKASHLDPSNPKWISKRSLWEAHMGVGNYALSDVLKWIKLKPDVPGPIPVPNPEGEVAEAAADVIFKALPSRWILTRRKHAAYLELLCMITLPCCLRLAAPKRFWSYRNFPNFFRVYNIES, encoded by the exons ATGAGTTCTACTTCTGAAATTG GTGCAGCGATCATCGAGGCTGGTGCTAATGGAGACCTTAACCAACTTTGGG CAATTAGAAAAAAGGTTGGTGATGAGTTGGAATTCCGGAAGATATGCGATGAATATAGCGATTTCTCCACTGGCCGGAATGTTTTGCATCACGCTGCTGAAATTGGACATTTAGAGATTTGCAAATTCTTGATAAGGACCGTCAAAGTTTATATTGATGCCTTGACATACAAGA GGGATACTCCTCTGGCAGAAGCTGTGAGAGGGGGACATATCAAAATTGTGGAGTTTCTAATCAAACAGGGTGCCAAGGATAGTCTTCCGAATACTGAGGGATTGACTGCGATGCACTATGCACTTCTTAAAG ATGATAGGAAGGTTGTGGACAAATTGCTGCTGGAAGGAACTTTTATAGATAATGATTCTGCAGAGGGATCACCTTTACAAATTGCTGCTTCTCGTGGAAATGTTCAGGCTGTCAGGGCTCTCTTGGCTCTTGGCGCAGAT CCATCTTTTTATTATGAATTTGCAGATACCCCTCTAGTATGCGCAGTCAAGTCTCGCTCATTTGAATGCCTGCATTTGCTGCTTAAG GCTGGTGCAGACCCAAATTTGTATTTCAGTGGGTTAAATCCTTTGGGATTTGCTGCAAAAGAAGAAGACACAAGATTTCTTAAGCGTTTGCTTATAGCTAAAGCAGATCCAAATTCATCTGAAACA GATATCTATAAACCGATTGAGGAAGCTGCTATGGTGTATAATCGTGCAGCTATGGAGATTTTGTTTCCAGTGACCGAACGACTTGCACATTATCCAAATTGGACTGTTGATGGCATAATCGAGTACTCTCATTCTGAAGAATTTAAAACAATG AGTGGGGAGAAATTGAGTATGCGCTTGACTAAACTAGAGCTCAGAGGGATGCAGCACGCGAGCAATAAGGATTACTACCGTGCAATCTTAAaatatagaaag GCTAGTCATCTTGATCCATCGAACCCCAAATGGATATCGAAGCGAAGCTTGTGGGAAGCACATATGGGTGTAGGCAATTATGCACTGTCAGATGTTCTGAAATGGATCAAACTCAAGCCAGACGTCCCCGGCCCCATCCCAGTCCCTAACCCCGAAGGAGAAGTTGCTGAAGCTGCAGCTGATGTGATATTCAAG GCCTTACCTTCTCGTTGGATCCTTACAAGAAGAAAGCATGCCGCCTATTTGG AGCTGCTTTGTATGATTACTTTGCCTTGTTGTCTCAGATTAGCAGCCCCCAAGAGATTTTGGAGTTATAGAAATTTCCCCAATTTTTTTCGAGTATATAACATTGAATCATAA
- the LOC121768195 gene encoding ankyrin-1-like isoform X2 — protein MSSTSEIGAAIIEAGANGDLNQLWAIRKKVGDELEFRKICDEYSDFSTGRNVLHHAAEIGHLEICKFLIRTVKVYIDALTYKRDTPLAEAVRGGHIKIVEFLIKQGAKDSLPNTEGLTAMHYALLKDDRKVVDKLLLEGTFIDNDSAEGSPLQIAASRGNVQAVRALLALGADVGKHNLQLHCLSMIVLFKSLFVRLIPLLLFILQPSFYYEFADTPLVCAVKSRSFECLHLLLKAGADPNLYFSGLNPLGFAAKEEDTRFLKRLLIAKADPNSSETDIYKPIEEAAMVYNRAAMEILFPVTERLAHYPNWTVDGIIEYSHSEEFKTMSGEKLSMRLTKLELRGMQHASNKDYYRAILKYRKASHLDPSNPKWISKRSLWEAHMGVGNYALSDVLKWIKLKPDVPGPIPVPNPEGEVAEAAADVIFKKFIIAGLTFSLDPYKKKACRLFGAALYDYFALLSQISSPQEILEL, from the exons ATGAGTTCTACTTCTGAAATTG GTGCAGCGATCATCGAGGCTGGTGCTAATGGAGACCTTAACCAACTTTGGG CAATTAGAAAAAAGGTTGGTGATGAGTTGGAATTCCGGAAGATATGCGATGAATATAGCGATTTCTCCACTGGCCGGAATGTTTTGCATCACGCTGCTGAAATTGGACATTTAGAGATTTGCAAATTCTTGATAAGGACCGTCAAAGTTTATATTGATGCCTTGACATACAAGA GGGATACTCCTCTGGCAGAAGCTGTGAGAGGGGGACATATCAAAATTGTGGAGTTTCTAATCAAACAGGGTGCCAAGGATAGTCTTCCGAATACTGAGGGATTGACTGCGATGCACTATGCACTTCTTAAAG ATGATAGGAAGGTTGTGGACAAATTGCTGCTGGAAGGAACTTTTATAGATAATGATTCTGCAGAGGGATCACCTTTACAAATTGCTGCTTCTCGTGGAAATGTTCAGGCTGTCAGGGCTCTCTTGGCTCTTGGCGCAGATGTGGGCAAGCACAACCTTCAGTTGCACTGTTTGTCGATGATAGTCTTGTTTAAATCATTGTTTGTTAGATTAATCCCTTTGTTGCTTTTTATTTTGCAGCCATCTTTTTATTATGAATTTGCAGATACCCCTCTAGTATGCGCAGTCAAGTCTCGCTCATTTGAATGCCTGCATTTGCTGCTTAAG GCTGGTGCAGACCCAAATTTGTATTTCAGTGGGTTAAATCCTTTGGGATTTGCTGCAAAAGAAGAAGACACAAGATTTCTTAAGCGTTTGCTTATAGCTAAAGCAGATCCAAATTCATCTGAAACA GATATCTATAAACCGATTGAGGAAGCTGCTATGGTGTATAATCGTGCAGCTATGGAGATTTTGTTTCCAGTGACCGAACGACTTGCACATTATCCAAATTGGACTGTTGATGGCATAATCGAGTACTCTCATTCTGAAGAATTTAAAACAATG AGTGGGGAGAAATTGAGTATGCGCTTGACTAAACTAGAGCTCAGAGGGATGCAGCACGCGAGCAATAAGGATTACTACCGTGCAATCTTAAaatatagaaag GCTAGTCATCTTGATCCATCGAACCCCAAATGGATATCGAAGCGAAGCTTGTGGGAAGCACATATGGGTGTAGGCAATTATGCACTGTCAGATGTTCTGAAATGGATCAAACTCAAGCCAGACGTCCCCGGCCCCATCCCAGTCCCTAACCCCGAAGGAGAAGTTGCTGAAGCTGCAGCTGATGTGATATTCAAG AAATTCATCATTGCAGGCCTTACCTTCTCGTTGGATCCTTACAAGAAGAAAGCATGCCGCCTATTTGG AGCTGCTTTGTATGATTACTTTGCCTTGTTGTCTCAGATTAGCAGCCCCCAAGAGATTTTGGAGTTATAG